A section of the Malania oleifera isolate guangnan ecotype guangnan chromosome 2, ASM2987363v1, whole genome shotgun sequence genome encodes:
- the LOC131148107 gene encoding uncharacterized protein LOC131148107 — protein MPHSQSSRRLDHESSFSSSSEQYHSAILFPDDYSDIYDESSSSLPPTATTSTYPFLVSNSQLHPPAPTSSTAASISFSHPQLHYYDSPFDCFSSLVSSLRRKYWRSLKLSVRHFSAPSDHPHMAALDARRKKATTTQQKRGELEGEMKDLLIELSMVEGEIARLEGQISHLQDGLKKEQEITRESKSKQWKQGFLSSPNGYFSVPSDPLPIAAKGTVQERMGFETKALHFISKAIKGDYHLNDFSTNEKIGSLRSFHDKKEDHFLGEAGFSEKIPRKSGLLKPASPVLDPRHPTPKVVDLETNFPSRSIPPPEEESIKKWQPNKLSESIMKCLMFIFVRLTRTSRAMELERSNPILRSSFSFLSSISFRADAANSKSSLILQKETRQQDPYGIFEPEESISRDIGPYRNLLMFTASSLDPKCISNSSSIPLLEKLRTLMNNLQKVDLRFLTYQEKLAFWINMYNACIMHGFLHYGVPSSPEILLRLLNKATLNIGGNMINAQAIEHFILRKPTSSIMRENGEKDEKETIVRNLYGLESFDANVTFALCCGTRSSPAVRIYTAESVVAELEKSKLEYMQASIVVTSTKKVAFPELLLGNMLDFAVDVDSLVKWVCQQLPTSGTLRKSMVDCFRGQPSAKLSNIVEKIPHEFEFQYLLAI, from the exons ATGCCCCACTCACAATCTTCCAGACGGTTGGATCATGAAAGCTCCTTCTCATCTTCTTCGGAACAATACCACTCCGCGATCCTTTTTCCCGACGACTACTCGGATATTTACGACGAGTCATCGTCGTCATTACCACCCACCGCCACAACCAGCACCTACCCTTTCCTCGTCTCCAACTCTCAACTTCATCCTCCTGCTCCTACCTCCAGCACCGCCGCTTCTATTTCCTTCTCCCACCCCCAACTCCATTACTACGATTCCCCATTCGACTGCTTCAGCTCCCTCGTCTCCTCCTTGAGGCGCAAGTACTGGCGCTCCTTAAAGCTCTCTGTCCGCCACTTCTCTGCACCTTCCGATCATCCTCACATGGCGGCATTAGATGCT AGGAGGAAGAAGGCTACAACTACGCAGCAAAAGAGAGGAGAACTTGAAGGAGAG ATGAAAGATCTCTTGATAGAGTTATCTATGGTTGAAGGTGAGATTGCTCGACTTGAAGGCCAAATAAGCCACCTCCAAGATGGCTTGAAGAAAGAACAGGAAATCACTAGGGAATCAAAATCCAAGCAATGGAAACAAGGTTTTTTGAGTAGCCCCAATGGCTATTTTTCTGTTCCATCGGATCCACTACCCATAGCAGCCAAAGGGACAGTTCAAGAAAGGATGGGATTTGAGACCAAGGCATTGCATTTCATAAGCAAAGCCATCAAAGGAGATTACCACCTCAATGACTTCAGCACTAATGAGAAAATTGGGAGCTTGAGATCATTTCATGATAAGAAGGAAGACCATTTCCTGGGGGAAGCTGGATTTTCTGAGAAAATTCCAAGAAAAAGTGGGTTATTGAAGCCAGCCTCACCCGTGCTAGATCCAAGACATCCAACACCAAAGGTAG TGGATCTCGAAACAAATTTTCCTTCTCGTTCAATTCCACCGCCAGAAGAGGAAAGCATTAAAAAATGGCAGCCAAACAAGCTCTCTGAGAGTATCATGAAGTGTTTGATGTTCATTTTTGTGAGACTAACTAGAACATCGAGAGCAATGGAGCTAGAGAGATCGAATCCCATTTTgaggtcttctttttcttttttgagcTCAATAAGCTTCAGGGCAGATGCTGCAAACTCCAAGTCTAGCCTTATTTTACAGAAGGAAACAAGGCAGCAAGATCCgtatggtatttttgagcctGAGGAGTCTATTTCTAGAGACATTGGTCCTTACAGGAACTTACTCATGTTCACAGCCAGCTCTTTAGACCCAAAATGCATCTCAAATTCTAGCTCTATTCCTTTATTAGAGAAGTTAAG GACCCTAATGAACAATCTCCAGAAGGTGGACTTGAGATTCTTGACTTACCAAGAGAAGCTAGCATTCTGGATCAACATGTACAATGCTTGCATTATGCAT GGATTTCTCCACTATGGAGTGCCTTCAAGCCCTGAAATATTGCTTAGACTGTTGAACAAG GCAACCCTAAACATTGGAGGAAACATGATAAATGCGCAAGCAATAGAGCATTTTATTTTAAGGAAACCAACATCTTCAATCATGAGGGAG AATGGCGAAAAGGATGAAAAGGAAACAATCGTTCGCAACCTTTATGGCCTTGAGTCATTCGATGCCAATGTCACTTTTGCTCTGTGTTGTGGAACTCGATCTTCTCCTGCA GTGAGAATATACACAGCTGAAAGTGTCGTAGCTGAGTTGGAGAAATCAAAGTTGGAATACATGCAAGCTTCCATTGTTGTGACCAGCACAAAGAAGGTTGCATTTCCAGAGTTGCTCCTAGGCAACATGCTTGATTTTGCAGTAGACGTAGACTCATTAGTCAAGTGGGTTTGCCAGCAGTTGCCTACATCAGGGACACTGAGGAAATCCATGGTGGATTGCTTTAGGGGACAGCCCAGTGCCAAGCTATCCAACATCGTCGAGAAAATACCACATGAGTTTGAGTTTCAATATTTGTTAGCAATATAG